One window of Gammaproteobacteria bacterium genomic DNA carries:
- a CDS encoding sigma-70 family RNA polymerase sigma factor produces the protein MNNNTNSTDGSARLAEWIGRCALGDEAAFVALYRATSAKLFGVVLRILKTRHWAEEVLQEGYMNIWRHAGSYNLSRGAPMTWMINIARNQALDFLRRSEYRALRHEHLVEQELLDESDQPAQVLSAELERLHRCLDGLAEAQRRCLLLVHHEGFSPIEVAQRQGLPLGTVKTWVRRGLLRLRECLGA, from the coding sequence GTGAATAACAACACTAATTCCACCGATGGCTCCGCCCGTTTGGCCGAATGGATCGGCCGATGCGCGCTCGGCGACGAAGCGGCGTTTGTCGCGCTCTATCGAGCCACGTCGGCGAAACTCTTTGGCGTCGTCCTGCGTATATTGAAGACACGCCATTGGGCGGAAGAAGTGCTGCAAGAGGGGTATATGAATATTTGGCGCCATGCCGGCAGCTACAACCTAAGCCGCGGCGCGCCGATGACTTGGATGATCAACATTGCCCGCAATCAGGCGCTCGATTTTCTGCGCCGTTCTGAATACCGCGCTCTTCGTCACGAGCATCTGGTCGAGCAAGAATTACTGGACGAATCCGATCAACCCGCGCAAGTCCTCAGCGCCGAGCTGGAACGGTTGCACCGTTGTCTAGACGGACTGGCGGAGGCCCAACGGCGTTGCTTGTTGTTAGTTCATCACGAGGGGTTTAGTCCGATCGAAGTCGCGCAGCGGCAAGGCTTGCCGCTTGGCACGGTGAAGACCTGGGTGCGGCGCGGGTTGTTGCGGTTACGCGAGTGTCTCGGCGCATGA
- a CDS encoding class I SAM-dependent rRNA methyltransferase — protein sequence MSLAPLRLNKNEDRRLRAGHVWVFSNEVDNRATPINQFEPGQPVVIEDSHGRPLGTGYVNPHALICARLIARDDHVLDQSLLVHRLNIALSLRSRLYDQPYYRLAFGDSDALPGLVVDRYDDVLVAQITTAGMERVKDEIAAALQKVLRPKALLFRNDTSTRELEGLPSYVETAFGEVPELVTVEENGVRFEAGPTTGQKTGWFYDQRPNRTRLRSYVRGLRVLDLFSYLGGWGVQAAVAGAESVVCIDSSARAIDGISRNAALNGVSERVSAQRADVFEALKNLRAERERFDVVVLDPPAFIKRKKDIKEGMLAYQRVNQMAMQVLAKDGVLVSCSCSYHMARESLLDVLLKTSRHVDRFLEIVEQGHQGPDHPMHPAIAETAYLKAFFARVLPN from the coding sequence AAACGAAGATCGCCGTCTGCGCGCCGGACATGTATGGGTTTTTAGCAACGAAGTCGATAACCGCGCAACGCCGATCAATCAGTTTGAACCGGGCCAACCGGTGGTGATCGAGGACAGCCATGGTCGCCCGCTCGGCACCGGCTACGTCAATCCGCACGCGCTGATCTGCGCGCGCCTGATCGCCCGCGATGATCATGTACTCGACCAATCGCTGCTGGTGCACCGCCTCAACATTGCCTTGTCGCTGCGCAGCCGGCTATACGACCAACCGTACTATCGCCTCGCCTTCGGCGACAGCGATGCCCTGCCGGGACTCGTGGTCGACCGCTATGACGACGTGCTGGTAGCGCAAATCACCACCGCCGGCATGGAACGGGTGAAAGACGAGATCGCCGCGGCATTGCAGAAAGTGCTGCGGCCGAAGGCGCTGCTGTTTCGTAACGATACCTCGACGCGCGAGCTTGAAGGCCTGCCGTCGTATGTCGAAACCGCCTTCGGCGAAGTTCCGGAGCTCGTCACCGTCGAAGAAAACGGCGTGCGCTTCGAGGCCGGGCCGACAACCGGACAAAAGACCGGCTGGTTCTACGACCAACGTCCCAATCGCACGCGACTGCGCTCGTACGTACGCGGCTTGCGCGTGCTCGATCTGTTCAGTTATCTCGGCGGCTGGGGCGTGCAGGCGGCGGTCGCCGGCGCCGAGTCGGTGGTGTGTATCGACAGCTCGGCCAGGGCGATCGACGGCATCAGCCGCAACGCCGCACTGAACGGCGTCAGCGAACGTGTCAGCGCGCAACGCGCCGATGTGTTCGAGGCATTAAAAAATTTACGCGCCGAACGCGAACGCTTCGACGTGGTCGTACTCGACCCGCCGGCGTTCATTAAACGTAAAAAGGATATTAAGGAAGGGATGCTGGCGTATCAGCGCGTCAATCAGATGGCGATGCAAGTGCTCGCCAAAGACGGCGTCCTGGTGTCGTGCTCGTGCTCGTATCACATGGCGCGCGAGTCGTTGCTCGATGTGCTGCTCAAAACCAGCCGCCACGTCGATCGTTTTCTCGAAATCGTTGAGCAGGGACATCAGGGCCCGGATCATCCGATGCATCCGGCGATCGCCGAAACCGCCTATCTCAAGGCGTTCTTCGCCCGCGTGCTACCGAACTAG